In Natronoarchaeum philippinense, a single window of DNA contains:
- a CDS encoding RsmB/NOP family class I SAM-dependent RNA methyltransferase has protein sequence MEPLERYRPLIDDFEAFRAACERPLSSAVRVNTIKADIDRVRTAFEDAGIGYEQADWNERVFTLDTDSPGTTWPSMHGWIHGQEEVSSLPPVVLDPQPGERVWDAAAAPGSKTTQLAALMDDRGLLVANDNNLGRLSALRFNAERLGVTNVAVTNQDARNFSLKPFGSESDEAERVEAFDRALVDVPCTCEGTIRKNPDVLDEWSLDHVTSVAGIQKGILTRAIQATKPGGRVVYSTCTFAPEENEAVLDHVLDVEDCRIVEQDVPMDHVSGVTEFEGETYDPSVEKAARIYPHHNDTGGFFCATLEVGT, from the coding sequence ATGGAACCACTGGAGCGGTATCGACCGCTGATCGACGACTTCGAGGCGTTTCGAGCGGCCTGCGAGCGGCCGCTGTCCTCGGCGGTGCGAGTCAACACGATCAAAGCCGATATCGACCGCGTTCGGACGGCGTTCGAGGATGCCGGCATCGGCTACGAGCAGGCCGACTGGAACGAGCGCGTGTTCACGCTCGACACCGACAGCCCGGGCACGACGTGGCCGTCGATGCACGGCTGGATTCACGGCCAAGAGGAAGTCTCGTCGCTCCCGCCGGTCGTGCTCGATCCGCAACCGGGCGAGCGCGTCTGGGACGCCGCGGCGGCGCCGGGCAGCAAGACGACCCAACTCGCCGCGCTGATGGACGACCGCGGACTGCTCGTCGCCAACGACAACAACCTCGGGCGGCTCTCGGCGCTCCGATTTAACGCCGAACGGCTGGGCGTCACGAACGTCGCCGTCACCAACCAAGACGCCCGGAACTTCTCGCTGAAACCCTTCGGCTCGGAGAGCGACGAGGCCGAGCGCGTCGAAGCGTTCGATCGCGCGCTGGTCGACGTTCCCTGCACCTGCGAGGGCACGATCCGGAAGAACCCCGACGTGCTCGACGAGTGGTCGCTCGACCACGTCACGAGCGTCGCGGGCATCCAGAAGGGCATCCTGACGCGCGCGATTCAGGCCACGAAGCCGGGCGGCCGCGTCGTCTACTCGACGTGTACGTTCGCGCCCGAGGAGAACGAGGCCGTGCTCGATCACGTCCTCGACGTCGAGGACTGCCGGATCGTCGAGCAGGACGTGCCGATGGACCACGTCTCCGGCGTCACCGAGTTCGAAGGCGAGACCTACGACCCGAGCGTCGAGAAGGCCGCACGGATCTACCCCCATCACAACGACACGGGCGGGTTCTTCTGTGCGACGCTGGAGGTGGGCACATGA
- a CDS encoding response regulator, translating into MTEAPAGTSEDGPQVDVLIVEDESQVAQLYATWLEDDYRVHVADGGEAALTAWDDEIDVLLLDRRMPNVSGDDVLAALRDRGAECPVAVVTAIDPDLDVVEMGFDEYLVKPIDRDTLVGTVERLLARTKYQDGLQEYFANVSKRSVLEKHVTDAELQRSDAYVRLERRIEEIEGDLEATLYRFEDRDFRSVFREFEQPNSE; encoded by the coding sequence ATGACCGAGGCGCCGGCCGGCACGTCCGAGGACGGACCGCAAGTCGACGTACTAATCGTCGAGGACGAATCGCAGGTCGCCCAACTGTACGCCACGTGGCTCGAGGACGACTACCGCGTTCACGTGGCCGACGGCGGCGAGGCGGCGCTGACGGCGTGGGACGACGAGATCGACGTGCTGTTGCTCGACCGGCGAATGCCCAACGTCTCGGGCGACGACGTGCTCGCCGCGCTGCGGGACCGCGGCGCGGAGTGTCCCGTCGCCGTCGTCACGGCCATCGATCCCGACCTCGATGTCGTCGAGATGGGGTTCGACGAGTACCTCGTCAAGCCGATCGACCGAGATACGCTCGTCGGCACCGTCGAACGTCTGCTCGCGCGGACGAAGTACCAAGATGGACTTCAGGAATACTTCGCCAACGTCTCGAAACGGTCGGTGCTCGAAAAGCACGTCACGGACGCCGAACTCCAGCGGAGCGACGCCTACGTCCGACTCGAGCGCCGGATCGAGGAGATCGAAGGCGATCTAGAGGCGACGCTGTACCGCTTCGAGGACAGGGACTTTCGATCGGTGTTCCGCGAGTTCGAGCAGCCGAACTCGGAGTGA
- a CDS encoding phosphatase PAP2 family protein, with amino-acid sequence MALLDALIVTVLAVAAGLAVTATLCIEVEQLRRTANDIRNRLFDVAPYLAVTAVFFLGKRATHGKTLQISKSLDWNITDEIYAIEGLFVAHLQDFTPNATYDFFSTMYMFGFPFLLVFPLLAYFLLPSGRYLKELLMAYLLNYFIGTLCYTLFIAYGPRVWVSDAVAEPMYEIYPSTQDLTAAVSANTNVFPSLHTSLAVAAALLAWRSREEYPRWFKIATFVATCVVLSTMILGIHWLIDVIAGLVLAVVSVWGAVRIVDWGERRRSSSRGGVDGAAAGTDD; translated from the coding sequence ATGGCACTGCTTGACGCCCTGATCGTCACCGTGCTGGCCGTTGCGGCCGGGCTTGCGGTGACAGCCACGCTCTGTATCGAAGTTGAACAACTCCGCCGGACTGCCAACGACATCCGCAACCGACTGTTCGATGTCGCGCCGTATCTGGCCGTGACGGCCGTGTTCTTCCTTGGCAAACGTGCCACACACGGCAAAACCCTGCAAATCTCGAAGTCACTGGACTGGAATATCACCGACGAAATCTACGCGATCGAAGGGCTGTTCGTCGCGCACCTGCAGGATTTCACCCCGAACGCGACCTACGACTTCTTCTCGACCATGTACATGTTCGGGTTCCCGTTCCTGCTGGTCTTCCCGTTGCTGGCCTACTTCCTGCTTCCCTCCGGCCGGTACCTCAAGGAGTTGCTGATGGCGTACCTGCTCAACTACTTCATAGGCACGCTGTGTTACACGCTGTTTATCGCCTACGGCCCCCGCGTCTGGGTCTCCGACGCCGTCGCCGAGCCGATGTACGAGATTTATCCCTCGACGCAGGATCTGACCGCCGCCGTGTCGGCGAACACCAACGTGTTTCCGTCACTGCACACCTCGCTGGCGGTCGCGGCGGCGCTGCTGGCTTGGCGATCCCGCGAAGAGTATCCGCGCTGGTTCAAGATTGCGACGTTCGTGGCGACCTGCGTCGTGCTTTCGACGATGATATTGGGCATCCACTGGCTGATCGACGTGATCGCCGGCCTCGTGCTTGCGGTCGTCAGCGTCTGGGGCGCGGTCAGAATCGTCGACTGGGGTGAGCGCCGACGCTCCAGTTCCCGCGGCGGGGTCGACGGCGCCGCAGCCGGGACCGACGACTGA
- a CDS encoding transcriptional regulator, whose protein sequence is MDVDEYAWIKASNYRENILVAIGEKPRTPKELAEMNEYYLSHVSNVLSDLNDHGLAECITPDRNKGRLWQVTQKGEEMVEDIHR, encoded by the coding sequence ATGGACGTTGACGAATATGCTTGGATCAAGGCCAGTAACTATCGGGAGAATATTCTGGTCGCTATCGGCGAAAAGCCCCGGACGCCAAAGGAACTGGCTGAGATGAACGAGTACTATCTCAGCCACGTAAGTAATGTCCTCTCTGATCTCAATGACCACGGGCTTGCAGAATGCATCACACCCGATCGCAACAAAGGGCGACTCTGGCAGGTAACGCAGAAAGGAGAAGAGATGGTCGAAGATATACACCGGTGA
- a CDS encoding DUF7122 family protein produces MSDDGETLRENVGQRFARLPATADERDVEGRVSREEVLDWWETRFGVPPETFDDYTFWEKGAGKIWALAGDVVSPIEVEAIGMKVLRTRQEHWKPTTDAVQRFGPEASKNVIELDAADARAFAAGEDLEPDWDGDWGYLIGAHEIAGGIEPIGVGLFTHGTLRSMVPKGRQRDV; encoded by the coding sequence ATGAGCGACGACGGCGAGACGCTGCGGGAAAACGTCGGCCAACGCTTCGCGCGCCTTCCGGCGACCGCCGACGAGCGCGATGTCGAGGGGCGAGTCTCCCGCGAAGAAGTGCTCGACTGGTGGGAGACTCGCTTCGGCGTCCCGCCGGAGACGTTCGATGACTACACGTTCTGGGAGAAAGGCGCCGGCAAGATCTGGGCGCTGGCGGGCGATGTCGTCTCGCCGATCGAGGTCGAGGCGATCGGGATGAAAGTGCTGCGAACGCGTCAGGAACACTGGAAGCCGACGACCGACGCCGTCCAGCGCTTCGGCCCCGAGGCGTCGAAGAATGTGATCGAACTCGACGCCGCCGACGCGCGGGCCTTCGCCGCCGGCGAGGACTTAGAGCCGGACTGGGACGGCGACTGGGGCTACCTGATCGGCGCCCACGAGATCGCCGGCGGCATCGAGCCGATCGGCGTCGGCCTGTTCACCCACGGCACGCTGCGCTCGATGGTGCCGAAGGGACGCCAGCGCGACGTGTAG
- a CDS encoding universal stress protein: MTLLVPFDGSALSTAALDRATEFGELTGEEVVALAVIPPDAEFARDRGWIDPGEQFDTDRICTRLRQQVEDVAPAARLRCEETAETDYRATLTTDVTRAIRQVAADLEASIIFVGSENAGRVSTPLTSVGNPISEDPRYDVHIVRHAD; the protein is encoded by the coding sequence ATGACACTTCTGGTGCCGTTCGACGGCTCGGCGCTCTCGACGGCCGCGCTCGACCGCGCGACCGAGTTCGGCGAACTTACCGGCGAGGAGGTCGTCGCGCTGGCGGTGATCCCGCCGGACGCCGAGTTCGCCCGCGACCGCGGCTGGATCGACCCCGGCGAGCAGTTCGACACCGACCGAATCTGCACGCGGCTTCGCCAGCAGGTCGAGGATGTCGCGCCGGCGGCGCGGCTTCGCTGCGAGGAGACCGCAGAGACCGACTACCGGGCGACGCTGACGACCGACGTGACGCGCGCGATCCGACAGGTCGCGGCCGATCTGGAGGCGTCGATCATCTTCGTCGGCAGCGAGAACGCCGGCCGCGTCTCGACGCCGCTGACCAGCGTCGGCAACCCGATCTCGGAGGACCCGCGCTACGACGTGCACATTGTTCGGCACGCCGATTGA
- a CDS encoding DNA cytosine methyltransferase: MTEEHLTAIDLFCGAGGLSQGLSDAGFETLWGIDHEENTKPTYEANHGCEMTVGDIREEDPPDLGLDEGELDLVAGGPPCPTFSLVGRSKINSIDGRDNQSDDRHLLYEDFLRFVDHYQPKAFLMENVEGMLSAENEEGRPVVETIKEQMRGEREVADLDLDLDYNVRVQLLDSADFGVPQHRKRLFFIGNRIGAENPDMEEWKTHRSPSNEDEKDIKYKTDPSKRSEESQHTLDGFVDDREEEEFPTFRKNRRSRKPWNTVADAILDLPPVSPSGDTPPTKAEEYELGPVSEYQYWARDNSEQEDWDEQPLLNHECRGHNMRDLTLYKLLGEGTSYIIGDIPEEHQPYRTDIFPDKLKKQNPREPATTVVAHLYKDGHMFIHPNEARSITVREAARFQSFKDTFEFPVARTHAFKQVGNAVPPLLAQALGTAIRTEIFDRPISQQEPQKAD; this comes from the coding sequence ATGACCGAGGAACACCTCACTGCGATTGACCTCTTCTGTGGTGCTGGAGGTCTGTCTCAGGGCCTCTCTGATGCTGGGTTTGAAACTCTTTGGGGAATTGACCACGAAGAGAACACCAAGCCCACCTATGAAGCGAATCATGGCTGTGAGATGACGGTGGGAGACATCCGGGAGGAAGACCCTCCGGATCTCGGACTCGATGAGGGCGAACTTGATCTTGTTGCTGGTGGGCCTCCCTGTCCAACCTTCTCCCTTGTCGGGCGAAGCAAGATCAATTCGATCGATGGGCGAGATAACCAGAGTGACGATCGTCATCTTCTCTATGAGGACTTCCTCCGCTTTGTCGATCATTATCAGCCGAAAGCGTTCCTGATGGAGAACGTGGAGGGAATGCTTTCAGCCGAAAACGAAGAAGGCCGGCCAGTAGTGGAGACGATCAAGGAGCAGATGCGGGGCGAGAGAGAGGTTGCCGATTTGGATCTTGACCTCGACTACAACGTACGTGTGCAGCTTCTGGACTCAGCCGACTTCGGTGTTCCTCAGCATCGCAAGCGGCTCTTCTTCATCGGGAACCGGATCGGTGCTGAGAATCCTGATATGGAAGAGTGGAAGACCCATCGCTCTCCCAGCAACGAGGACGAAAAGGACATCAAATACAAAACGGATCCGTCGAAGCGTTCTGAAGAGAGTCAGCACACGCTCGATGGGTTTGTTGATGACCGAGAAGAAGAGGAGTTCCCGACATTCAGAAAGAATAGACGGAGCCGGAAGCCGTGGAACACCGTTGCTGACGCTATTCTCGATCTCCCGCCAGTTTCACCGAGCGGAGATACGCCGCCCACCAAGGCAGAAGAGTACGAGCTGGGGCCAGTGTCAGAGTATCAGTACTGGGCACGAGACAATAGCGAACAAGAGGACTGGGACGAGCAGCCGCTGTTGAACCACGAGTGTCGGGGGCATAATATGCGAGATCTCACCCTATACAAGCTCCTCGGGGAAGGCACCTCCTACATAATCGGAGATATTCCGGAGGAACATCAGCCGTATCGAACGGATATCTTCCCGGACAAGCTCAAAAAGCAGAACCCGCGAGAGCCAGCAACAACCGTCGTCGCGCATCTCTACAAAGACGGCCACATGTTCATCCATCCAAACGAGGCTCGTTCGATCACCGTTCGGGAGGCTGCTCGTTTCCAGTCTTTCAAAGACACCTTCGAGTTCCCGGTGGCCCGAACTCATGCATTCAAACAGGTCGGTAATGCTGTTCCTCCGTTGCTGGCCCAAGCACTTGGGACTGCTATCCGAACGGAAATCTTCGATCGCCCGATCTCACAGCAGGAACCCCAAAAGGCGGACTGA
- a CDS encoding DUF790 family protein, producing the protein MLTKDLLRVSRAGGGYQPQFAERRHRPLAAKVLGTYQGHVDHRKEELTAALTDLEHEAEDFKLVRGFAKLLDREAAFETRAPLDPERARTAAFAAAEAEGVVTTADRERALDRAADRLGADADAVEQSLHADLEPRQTLASVDARWAPDELLAQYNLSLAQTALFDATEIRVRSSDPKALVSAVKRLRLMYEVKKIDNEDGTGGAREVVVTGPDRLFRATRRYGTRFARLLRTVVKADEWTLTATIDDRGTERELRLSDDDPVRVPDAEPVTEVSYDSGVEADFAARFESLDLDWDLVREPEPLAAGASVLIPDFSFEYRHADFTIYFEIMGFWTPEYVDSKLEKLDAVDDEELLVAVDESLGAGEAIEARDHRAIPYSGTVRIKDVRDALRTYENELVAASAADLPAELVPDEDVIGFDALASRHGVSEAAIEDKSFPEHDRIGRTLVRPAVLDALADEIETGMTLSEAESALGDADIGDASAALSALGYRVEWEGLSGGTVREREE; encoded by the coding sequence ATGCTCACCAAGGACCTGCTGCGCGTCTCGCGGGCTGGCGGGGGCTACCAACCCCAGTTTGCCGAGCGGCGTCACCGCCCGCTGGCCGCGAAGGTCCTCGGGACCTATCAGGGTCACGTCGACCACCGGAAAGAAGAGTTGACAGCGGCGCTCACCGACCTCGAACACGAGGCCGAGGACTTCAAACTGGTCCGGGGCTTTGCGAAACTGCTCGACCGCGAGGCGGCGTTCGAGACGCGGGCGCCGCTCGACCCCGAGCGCGCCCGGACGGCGGCGTTCGCGGCCGCCGAAGCCGAGGGCGTCGTGACGACGGCCGACCGGGAGCGCGCGCTCGACCGAGCCGCCGACCGTCTCGGCGCGGACGCCGACGCCGTCGAGCAGTCGCTGCACGCCGACCTCGAACCGCGCCAGACGCTGGCGTCGGTCGACGCGCGCTGGGCGCCCGACGAGTTACTGGCCCAGTACAACCTCTCGCTGGCACAGACCGCGCTGTTCGACGCCACCGAGATCCGCGTTCGGTCCTCCGATCCCAAGGCGCTGGTGTCGGCCGTCAAGCGACTCCGGCTGATGTACGAGGTGAAGAAGATCGACAACGAGGACGGGACCGGCGGCGCTCGGGAGGTCGTCGTCACCGGCCCTGACCGGCTGTTTCGCGCGACTCGGCGGTACGGCACCCGCTTCGCCCGACTGCTTCGGACCGTCGTGAAAGCCGACGAGTGGACGCTCACAGCAACCATCGACGACCGGGGCACCGAGCGCGAGCTTCGGCTCTCCGACGACGACCCGGTGCGCGTCCCCGACGCCGAGCCCGTCACCGAGGTCAGCTACGACAGCGGCGTCGAGGCCGACTTCGCCGCCCGATTCGAGTCGCTCGATCTCGACTGGGACCTCGTCCGCGAACCGGAGCCGCTGGCGGCCGGCGCGAGCGTACTGATTCCTGACTTCTCCTTCGAGTATCGCCACGCTGATTTCACCATCTACTTCGAGATTATGGGCTTTTGGACGCCCGAGTACGTCGACTCGAAGCTCGAAAAGTTAGACGCCGTCGACGACGAGGAACTGCTGGTCGCCGTCGACGAGAGCCTCGGCGCCGGCGAGGCGATCGAGGCACGGGACCACCGTGCGATTCCCTACTCCGGGACCGTCCGGATCAAGGACGTACGGGACGCCCTCAGGACGTACGAGAACGAGCTGGTCGCGGCGAGCGCGGCCGACCTCCCCGCGGAACTCGTCCCCGACGAAGACGTGATCGGCTTCGACGCGCTGGCGTCCCGCCACGGCGTCAGCGAGGCCGCGATCGAAGACAAATCGTTCCCCGAGCACGACCGGATCGGGCGCACGCTGGTCCGCCCCGCTGTGCTGGACGCGCTGGCCGACGAGATCGAGACGGGGATGACCTTGTCGGAGGCCGAATCCGCGCTCGGCGACGCCGACATCGGGGACGCCAGCGCGGCGCTGTCGGCGCTTGGCTACCGCGTCGAGTGGGAGGGCCTGTCCGGCGGGACCGTCCGCGAGCGCGAGGAGTGA
- a CDS encoding pyridoxal phosphate-dependent aminotransferase: protein MTEFAARVESVSISGIREVFEAAGEDAINLGLGQPDFPTPSHAREAAREAISEGLADGYTSNKGIESLREAVAAKYERDQGVAVDPGDVIATTGGSEALHLAIEAHVDPGEEVIFPDPGFVSYDALTKLADGVPKPVGLREDLTLDPAAVEEAITDDTAAFVVNSPSNPTGAVASEDDIREFARIADEHDVVCISDEVYERIVFDGAHHSPMEYAETDSVVTIGACSKTYSMTGWRLGWVQASTRRIERMLRVHQYMQACASAPAQFAAEAALTGPQDRVDEMVDAFQERRDVLLDGLDDAGLDVPTPTGAFYAMPEVPEGWVDEVIDSGVVVVPGDAFGAHGEGYARISYATGMEELKEAIEIMQDATRRVA, encoded by the coding sequence ATGACGGAGTTCGCAGCGCGCGTCGAGAGCGTGTCGATCAGCGGCATCCGAGAGGTGTTCGAGGCCGCGGGCGAGGACGCGATCAATCTGGGGCTGGGACAGCCGGACTTCCCGACGCCGTCCCACGCCCGCGAGGCCGCTCGCGAGGCGATCAGCGAGGGGCTCGCGGACGGCTACACATCCAACAAGGGTATCGAGAGCCTGCGCGAGGCCGTCGCCGCGAAGTACGAGCGCGATCAGGGCGTCGCGGTCGATCCGGGCGACGTGATCGCCACCACCGGCGGCAGCGAGGCGCTGCATCTGGCCATCGAGGCCCACGTCGACCCCGGCGAGGAAGTGATCTTCCCCGACCCCGGCTTCGTCTCCTACGATGCGCTGACGAAGCTCGCCGACGGCGTCCCGAAGCCGGTCGGCCTACGCGAAGACCTGACGCTCGATCCCGCCGCCGTCGAGGAGGCAATCACCGACGACACCGCGGCCTTCGTCGTCAACAGCCCGTCGAACCCGACCGGCGCGGTCGCAAGCGAGGACGACATCCGCGAGTTCGCCCGCATCGCCGACGAGCACGACGTGGTCTGTATCTCCGACGAGGTCTACGAGCGCATCGTCTTCGACGGCGCACACCACTCGCCGATGGAGTACGCCGAGACGGACTCGGTCGTCACGATCGGCGCCTGCTCGAAGACCTACTCGATGACCGGCTGGCGACTCGGCTGGGTGCAGGCGTCGACGCGCCGGATCGAGCGCATGCTCCGGGTCCACCAGTACATGCAGGCCTGCGCGAGCGCGCCGGCCCAGTTCGCCGCCGAGGCCGCCCTGACCGGTCCCCAAGACCGCGTCGACGAGATGGTCGACGCCTTCCAAGAGCGCCGCGACGTGTTGCTCGATGGACTCGACGACGCCGGATTGGACGTGCCGACGCCGACGGGCGCGTTCTACGCGATGCCGGAGGTCCCCGAGGGCTGGGTCGACGAAGTGATCGACAGCGGCGTCGTCGTGGTGCCCGGCGACGCCTTCGGCGCCCACGGCGAGGGGTACGCCCGCATCTCCTACGCGACCGGGATGGAGGAGCTCAAAGAGGCGATCGAGATCATGCAGGACGCGACCCGGCGCGTGGCCTGA
- a CDS encoding UbiA family prenyltransferase: MAIARHGTGPQAELAALGSQVHPVFMLPPVAASLFGAVVAGQFDPVVGSLHAVAIFAAVYTAHVKDGYVDFYGRGEDEDHPLTESGCRYALAGASVVCFACIAALGVLVGPGAALLTLPCWLIAYHHAPQLDTNPITTTTGYPAGVALSILGGYYVQTGALAVEPVAFAVVFLGLLSGVKVIDDAQDYDYDRSIRKRTVAVAVGPERAWTVAYGLMLSALALVVVLAVTGPFPLGGAVAAAAFGVVAAIARRADTEIATMLLIRGSYVFLAVLVAAVWWRPLG, from the coding sequence ATGGCAATCGCCCGGCACGGTACCGGACCGCAGGCCGAGCTCGCGGCGCTTGGCTCGCAAGTCCATCCCGTGTTCATGTTACCGCCGGTCGCCGCGTCGCTGTTCGGCGCCGTCGTCGCCGGCCAGTTCGACCCGGTCGTCGGCAGCCTCCACGCCGTCGCCATTTTCGCGGCCGTCTACACCGCCCACGTCAAGGATGGCTACGTCGACTTCTACGGCCGCGGTGAGGACGAGGACCACCCCCTGACCGAATCGGGCTGTCGGTACGCGCTGGCGGGCGCTTCGGTCGTCTGTTTCGCGTGTATCGCCGCACTCGGAGTCCTCGTCGGCCCCGGCGCCGCCCTGCTGACCCTGCCGTGCTGGCTGATCGCCTACCACCACGCCCCCCAACTCGACACCAATCCGATCACGACGACGACTGGCTACCCTGCCGGCGTCGCCCTGTCGATCCTCGGCGGCTACTACGTCCAGACGGGCGCGCTCGCCGTCGAACCGGTCGCCTTCGCCGTCGTGTTCCTCGGCTTGCTCTCGGGCGTGAAGGTGATCGACGACGCACAGGACTACGACTACGACCGCTCGATCCGCAAGCGTACCGTGGCCGTCGCGGTGGGGCCAGAGCGCGCTTGGACCGTCGCCTACGGGCTGATGCTGTCCGCGCTGGCGCTTGTCGTCGTACTAGCGGTTACGGGACCGTTCCCGCTCGGCGGCGCCGTCGCCGCAGCGGCCTTCGGCGTCGTCGCGGCCATCGCCCGGCGGGCGGACACGGAGATCGCGACGATGCTGCTGATCCGCGGGAGCTACGTCTTCCTCGCGGTGCTGGTCGCCGCGGTGTGGTGGCGACCGCTGGGGTGA
- a CDS encoding proteasome assembly chaperone family protein — MARIERRAEVELDAPTLIEGLPGLGLVGKLATDHLVDQFEMTYYASVHCEGLPGVGVYREGDRIVRPAVRLYADAERNLLALQSDVPVSASAAPGFAECITGWIDAQDALPVYCSGYPGQSEAEPRPVFGVATTDDAADRLAELDVAAPSENGAVAGPTGALLERAAETGVDGIGLIVESDPQFPDPEAAAALIEQGIGPLAGVDADVSELRDRAEEIRAQKEQLARRMQQAATDESSQAQPLRMFQ, encoded by the coding sequence ATGGCACGTATCGAGCGCCGGGCCGAGGTCGAGCTGGACGCGCCGACGCTGATCGAGGGGCTGCCGGGACTGGGATTGGTCGGCAAGCTTGCGACCGACCACCTCGTCGATCAGTTCGAGATGACCTACTACGCGAGCGTCCACTGCGAGGGCCTGCCCGGCGTCGGCGTCTACCGGGAGGGCGACCGGATCGTCCGGCCGGCGGTGCGGCTGTACGCCGACGCCGAACGGAACCTCCTCGCGCTCCAGAGCGACGTTCCGGTCTCGGCGTCGGCCGCACCGGGGTTTGCCGAGTGTATCACCGGCTGGATCGACGCCCAAGACGCCCTGCCGGTGTACTGCAGCGGCTACCCCGGACAGAGCGAGGCAGAGCCCAGACCGGTGTTCGGCGTCGCAACGACCGACGACGCCGCCGATCGGCTGGCGGAGCTCGACGTGGCGGCGCCCAGCGAGAACGGCGCCGTCGCCGGGCCAACCGGCGCGTTGCTCGAACGCGCTGCCGAAACGGGCGTCGACGGCATCGGGCTAATCGTCGAGAGCGACCCGCAGTTTCCCGACCCGGAGGCGGCCGCGGCGCTGATCGAACAGGGGATCGGTCCGCTCGCCGGCGTCGACGCCGACGTGTCGGAACTGCGCGACCGAGCCGAGGAGATCCGCGCGCAGAAAGAACAGCTCGCCCGCCGGATGCAACAGGCCGCCACCGACGAGAGTTCCCAAGCCCAGCCGCTCCGGATGTTCCAGTAG
- a CDS encoding aldo/keto reductase, producing MSTPTVTLPGGDEMPMIGYGTWDIGGETVQKGVRAALDAGYTHVDTAEGYMNEAEIGEVLADYDRDDLFLTSKVLPKNLEYESVRRSCEESLEKLGTDYLDLYLIHWPNPAVSLRETLNAMEQLHAEGKVRNIGVSNFSPYQLGAANHISDVPIAVNQIEHHPWLQRPDWVEAIRESDTVIEAAAPLARTEVLDDDTVQELAEAYEKTPAQIVLRWAIENDVVAIPKSGSPEHIRDNFELFDWSLDDADRERLDALDRDHAVYDTREKDWSRDVYGISQ from the coding sequence ATGAGTACACCGACAGTGACGCTGCCCGGCGGCGACGAGATGCCGATGATCGGCTACGGAACGTGGGACATCGGCGGCGAGACCGTCCAGAAGGGGGTTCGCGCCGCGCTCGATGCGGGCTACACGCACGTCGACACGGCCGAGGGCTACATGAACGAGGCCGAGATCGGCGAGGTGCTCGCCGACTACGACCGCGACGACCTGTTTCTCACCTCGAAGGTGCTCCCGAAGAATCTGGAGTACGAGTCGGTCCGCAGGTCGTGCGAGGAGTCCCTCGAAAAGCTCGGCACCGACTACCTCGATCTATACCTGATCCACTGGCCCAACCCGGCGGTGTCGCTCCGGGAGACGCTGAACGCGATGGAACAGCTCCACGCGGAGGGGAAAGTCCGGAACATCGGCGTCTCGAACTTCAGCCCCTACCAGCTCGGAGCGGCGAATCACATCTCGGACGTGCCGATCGCCGTCAACCAGATCGAGCACCACCCGTGGCTCCAACGGCCCGACTGGGTCGAAGCGATCCGGGAGTCCGACACCGTGATCGAGGCCGCGGCGCCGCTGGCCCGGACCGAGGTGCTCGACGACGACACCGTGCAGGAACTGGCCGAGGCCTACGAGAAGACGCCCGCCCAGATCGTGCTCCGGTGGGCCATCGAGAACGACGTGGTCGCCATCCCCAAGTCGGGGTCGCCCGAGCACATCCGCGACAACTTCGAGTTGTTCGACTGGTCGCTCGACGACGCCGACCGCGAGCGGCTCGACGCTCTCGACCGGGACCACGCAGTCTACGACACCCGGGAGAAAGACTGGAGTCGAGACGTGTACGGTATCTCGCAGTAA